The Mustelus asterias unplaced genomic scaffold, sMusAst1.hap1.1 HAP1_SCAFFOLD_84, whole genome shotgun sequence genome includes a region encoding these proteins:
- the LOC144483918 gene encoding uncharacterized protein LOC144483918 yields MEKPWKCGDCGKGFISPSRLEIHQRSHTGERPFTCSVCGKGFTQLSSLQKHNLTHTNERPFKCCDCGSGFKSSQDLVSHQRIHTEERPFSCSHCTKKFRTSSNLQIHQRVHTGERSFTCSVCGKGFTQSSSLKTHRVIHTNERPFKCCDCGNGFKSSQKLIVHQRIHTEERPFSCPHCSKRFRISAALLNHQRVHTRERPFTCSVCAKGFTQLSSLRRHNITHTQERPFKCSDCGSGFKSSHELITHQRIHTGERPFSCSDCGKGFAQSCNLRVHQRVHTGQRLVTCSVCGKGFTRSANLVKHQRVHK; encoded by the coding sequence atggagaaaccgtggaaatgtggagactgtgggaagggattcatatccccatctcggctggaaattcatcaacgcagtcacactggggagagaccattcacctgctctgtgtgtgggaagggattcactcagttatccagcctgcagaaacacaatctcactcacaccaatgagagaccatttaaatgctgtgactgtgggagtggttttaaaagctctcaggatctggtgtcccaccagcgcattcacactgaggagagaccgttcagctgctctcactgcacaaagaaatttagaacttcatccaacctgcagatacaccagcgagttcacactggggagagatcgttcacctgctctgtgtgtgggaagggattcactcagtcatccagcctgaagACACACCGAGTCATTcataccaatgagagaccctttaaatgctgtgactgtgggaatggcttcaaaagctctcagaaaCTGAtcgtccaccagcgcattcacactgaggagaggccgttcagctgccctcactgctcaaagagatttagaatatCTGCAGCATTGCTGaaccatcagcgagttcacaccagggagagaccattcacctgctcggtgtgtgcgaaaggattcactcagttatccagcctccgCAGACACAacatcactcacacccaggagagaccctttaaatgttctgactgtgggagtggcttcaaaagctctcatgAACTGAttacccaccagcgcattcacactggggagagaccgttcagctgctctgactgtgggaagggattcgctcagtcatgcAACCTACgggtacatcagcgagttcacactgggcagaggctggtcacctgctctgtgtgtgggaagggattcactcggtcagcaaacttggtgaaacaccagcgagttcacaagtga